From a region of the Streptomyces tirandamycinicus genome:
- a CDS encoding ABC transporter substrate-binding protein: MRIPRRTARRTVATAAALAVVLPLSACGGASGGGGGADASGKVEGSITFQTWNLRANFKPYFTGLIAEFEKKHPGTEVKWVDQPAEGYADKLSADAAGGTLPDVVNVSPDLLAPLAKAGLALDLDQAAAKYEKEYLPGAWAGHRIPGLEGTYAFPWYLNTGPLFYNKRLFEEAGLDAEKPPTTYDELFEQSLRIAGKSKGRIATLASIPTIEDFGRYGVPLMNEEGTAFTFNDAKGVELLTRYKELYDAKALDPQALTATPESSGKKFLTQAVAMNPGSALDLEKFRKQAPALYENIGITEQISNTGKDNMYVMGVMVNARTEHTPAAVAFAHFVTDAPRQMEFAKQVAIFPSTAGSLDDPYFTKEDGTDATRVRIAAAESLKTAVNYTPVLMSEQMKTELRNAVARALQGKESPKEALDNAVKACNRLLKQS; the protein is encoded by the coding sequence GTGCGCATCCCCCGCCGTACCGCTCGCAGAACCGTCGCCACCGCCGCCGCCCTCGCCGTCGTCCTTCCGCTCAGCGCCTGTGGTGGCGCGTCCGGCGGTGGAGGCGGGGCGGACGCCTCCGGCAAGGTCGAGGGCAGCATCACCTTCCAGACCTGGAACCTGCGGGCCAACTTCAAGCCCTACTTCACCGGCCTCATCGCCGAGTTCGAGAAGAAGCACCCCGGCACCGAGGTGAAGTGGGTCGACCAGCCCGCCGAGGGCTACGCCGACAAGCTGAGCGCCGACGCCGCGGGGGGCACCCTCCCGGATGTCGTGAACGTCTCCCCGGACCTGCTCGCCCCGCTCGCCAAGGCCGGGCTCGCGCTCGACCTCGACCAGGCGGCCGCGAAGTACGAGAAGGAGTACCTGCCGGGTGCCTGGGCCGGTCACCGGATCCCCGGCCTGGAGGGCACGTACGCCTTCCCCTGGTACCTCAACACCGGTCCGCTGTTCTACAACAAGCGCCTCTTCGAGGAGGCCGGGCTCGACGCGGAGAAGCCCCCCACGACGTACGACGAGCTCTTCGAGCAGTCGCTGCGGATAGCCGGGAAGAGCAAGGGCAGGATCGCCACCCTGGCCAGCATCCCCACCATCGAGGACTTCGGCCGCTACGGCGTGCCGCTGATGAACGAGGAGGGCACGGCCTTCACCTTCAACGACGCCAAGGGGGTCGAACTCCTCACCAGGTACAAGGAGTTGTACGACGCCAAGGCGCTCGACCCGCAGGCGCTGACCGCGACGCCCGAGTCGTCGGGCAAGAAGTTCCTCACCCAGGCGGTGGCGATGAACCCGGGCTCCGCGCTGGACCTGGAGAAGTTCCGGAAGCAGGCCCCGGCGCTGTACGAGAACATCGGGATCACCGAGCAGATCAGCAACACCGGCAAGGACAACATGTACGTGATGGGCGTGATGGTGAACGCCCGGACCGAGCACACGCCGGCCGCCGTCGCCTTCGCGCACTTCGTCACCGACGCCCCGCGCCAGATGGAGTTCGCCAAGCAGGTCGCCATCTTCCCGAGCACCGCGGGCTCCCTCGACGACCCGTACTTCACCAAGGAGGACGGCACCGATGCGACCAGGGTGCGGATCGCCGCCGCCGAGTCCCTGAAGACCGCGGTCAACTACACCCCGGTGCTGATGAGCGAGCAGATGAAGACCGAGCTCCGCAACGCCGTCGCGAGGGCGCTCCAGGGCAAGGAGAGCCCCAAGGAAGCCCTTGACAACGCTGTCAAGGCCTGCAACCGGCTGCTGAAGCAGAGCTGA
- a CDS encoding VanZ family protein gives MWRSGGNDTKAKEAGARPATEAASKPASKTATKTATKPVSKAASKASKPAPGAKPKAAPKTEPKTAAQAAAAAPMAPFLRGLAVLAAFAATVAFSVVLARLTLEPSAASEPLAHSNVQPGSSIRDYLSQPAFRDTVKQLGGNVLLGVPFGVLLPVLMPKTRGLVRVVLATATVMVLVELVQGALVTGRAFDVDDVILNTTGAVLGYLLIGRRLGRAVHPRRRHWWHRRPGGTSASGA, from the coding sequence ATGTGGCGCAGCGGCGGCAACGACACGAAGGCGAAGGAGGCCGGCGCCCGGCCGGCAACCGAAGCGGCATCCAAGCCGGCATCCAAGACGGCAACCAAGACGGCAACCAAGCCGGTATCGAAGGCGGCGTCGAAAGCGTCGAAGCCGGCACCCGGAGCGAAACCGAAAGCGGCGCCGAAGACGGAACCGAAGACGGCAGCGCAAGCGGCGGCAGCCGCGCCGATGGCACCCTTCCTGCGAGGGCTCGCCGTGCTGGCGGCGTTCGCGGCGACGGTCGCCTTCAGCGTGGTCCTCGCCCGGCTCACCCTGGAGCCCTCGGCGGCGTCGGAACCACTGGCCCACAGCAACGTCCAACCGGGGTCGTCCATCCGGGACTACCTGTCCCAGCCGGCGTTCCGCGACACGGTCAAACAGCTCGGCGGCAACGTCCTGCTGGGCGTCCCGTTCGGCGTGCTGCTGCCGGTCCTGATGCCGAAGACGCGCGGGCTGGTACGGGTGGTGCTGGCGACGGCCACGGTCATGGTGCTGGTGGAACTCGTCCAGGGCGCACTGGTCACCGGCCGTGCCTTCGACGTCGACGACGTCATCCTGAACACCACGGGCGCCGTGCTGGGCTACCTCCTCATCGGCCGCCGGCTCGGACGCGCCGTGCACCCGCGCCGCCGCCACTGGTGGCACCGCAGGCCCGGTGGCACGTCGGCCTCCGGAGCCTGA
- a CDS encoding LacI family DNA-binding transcriptional regulator gives MKDIARRAGVSETAVSFALNDRPGVSEATRDRVRRVADQLGWRPSTAARALSGEGAATVGLVVARPAGTLGVDSFFLQLISGIQEVLSERHLGLLFQVVEDLDAECAVYRRWWAEHRVDGVLVVDPRSDDPRPALLAELGLPGVVIGGAPEEGGPGLSTLWADDAGAMASVVGRLHALGHRRIVHIAGLPGLAHTERRIRSLRAQAERLGLAEVRSVTTDYSDAEGAAVTRGVLSDGTPPTALVYDNDVMAVAGVAVATGLGCAVPGDVSIIAWEDSALCRLVDPWLAALSRDTVSFGRSAAGELVALLDGAPARTVRVPVPGLIERASIGPARPAAAGRG, from the coding sequence ATGAAGGACATCGCCCGCCGCGCGGGGGTCTCCGAGACCGCCGTGTCGTTCGCTCTCAACGACCGGCCGGGGGTCTCCGAAGCCACCCGGGACCGGGTGCGCCGGGTCGCCGATCAGCTGGGCTGGCGGCCGAGCACCGCCGCCCGCGCGCTGTCCGGCGAGGGGGCGGCGACGGTGGGCCTGGTGGTCGCACGGCCCGCGGGGACGCTCGGCGTCGACTCGTTCTTCCTCCAGCTGATCTCCGGCATCCAGGAGGTGCTGTCCGAGCGCCATCTCGGGCTGTTGTTCCAGGTGGTGGAGGATCTGGACGCCGAGTGCGCGGTCTACCGCCGCTGGTGGGCCGAGCACCGGGTGGACGGCGTCCTCGTCGTCGACCCGCGCTCCGACGACCCGCGGCCGGCGCTGCTCGCCGAGCTGGGACTGCCGGGCGTGGTGATCGGTGGCGCCCCGGAGGAGGGCGGCCCCGGGCTGTCCACCCTGTGGGCGGACGACGCCGGTGCGATGGCCTCCGTCGTCGGCAGGCTCCACGCTCTGGGGCACCGGCGCATCGTGCACATCGCCGGGCTGCCCGGTCTCGCCCACACCGAGCGGCGCATCCGTTCACTGCGCGCGCAGGCCGAGCGGCTGGGGCTGGCCGAGGTCCGTTCCGTCACCACCGACTACTCGGACGCGGAGGGCGCCGCGGTCACCCGCGGAGTGCTCTCGGACGGCACGCCGCCGACCGCCCTGGTGTACGACAACGACGTGATGGCCGTGGCCGGGGTGGCCGTGGCGACGGGTCTCGGCTGCGCCGTGCCCGGGGACGTGTCCATCATCGCCTGGGAGGACTCGGCCCTGTGCCGCCTGGTCGACCCCTGGCTCGCGGCCCTGTCGCGGGACACGGTCTCCTTCGGCCGCAGCGCGGCGGGTGAACTCGTCGCCCTGCTCGACGGGGCGCCCGCTCGGACGGTCCGGGTGCCGGTCCCGGGACTGATCGAGCGGGCGAGCATCGGGCCGGCCCGCCCGGCGGCAGCCGGGCGGGGATGA
- a CDS encoding carbohydrate ABC transporter permease, with protein MTTPTTSPAAASGKAPKGRAPSSPLPTGRPRGGRSRIRRQLPVSPWLFAAPGLLVAGAFSLYPFLSTVANSFTDRRTLLPGRFVGLDNYREMLGDEMFWIGLRNSTLYVLGVVPALVVLPLLLALLVEKQIPGITFFRSAFYTPVVASIVVVGLIWVWLLDERGLVNSVLEVVGAGPVGFLSDQWLLLLSAMTVTVWKGLGYYMIIYLAALGNVPRELHEAASVDGAGPVRRFLTVTLPAVRSTMVLVAALSSVAAFKVFSEVYLMAGPGGGPAGEDTTLVMLVQRTGTGLSGRVGYSAAISVVVFAVTVALMLLVLRADRKEDA; from the coding sequence ATGACGACCCCCACCACCTCACCGGCGGCGGCCTCCGGCAAGGCGCCGAAGGGGCGCGCCCCGAGCAGCCCCCTGCCCACCGGCCGTCCACGCGGCGGACGGAGCCGGATCAGACGGCAACTGCCTGTCAGCCCGTGGCTGTTCGCGGCCCCAGGGCTGCTGGTCGCCGGCGCGTTCAGCCTCTATCCGTTCCTCTCCACGGTGGCCAACTCCTTCACGGACCGCCGGACCCTGCTGCCCGGCCGGTTCGTGGGGCTGGACAACTACCGGGAGATGCTCGGCGACGAGATGTTCTGGATCGGCCTGCGCAACAGCACGCTCTACGTGCTCGGCGTCGTGCCCGCGCTGGTCGTCCTGCCGCTGCTGCTGGCGCTGCTGGTGGAGAAGCAGATCCCGGGCATCACGTTCTTCCGCTCCGCGTTCTACACCCCGGTCGTCGCCTCCATCGTGGTGGTCGGCCTGATCTGGGTGTGGCTGCTGGACGAACGCGGCCTGGTGAACTCGGTGCTGGAGGTGGTGGGGGCCGGCCCGGTCGGCTTCCTCAGCGACCAGTGGCTGCTGCTGCTGAGCGCCATGACGGTCACGGTCTGGAAGGGCCTCGGCTACTACATGATCATCTATCTGGCCGCGCTGGGGAACGTCCCGCGAGAGCTCCACGAGGCGGCGTCCGTGGACGGCGCGGGACCCGTACGCCGGTTCCTCACCGTCACCCTGCCCGCGGTCCGCTCCACCATGGTGCTGGTGGCGGCCCTCTCCTCGGTGGCCGCCTTCAAGGTCTTCTCCGAGGTGTACCTGATGGCGGGTCCCGGCGGAGGCCCCGCGGGCGAGGACACCACCCTCGTCATGCTCGTCCAGCGCACCGGCACCGGGCTCTCCGGCCGGGTCGGCTACTCCGCGGCGATATCGGTGGTCGTCTTCGCCGTCACCGTCGCGCTGATGCTGCTGGTGCTGCGCGCCGACCGCAAGGAGGACGCATGA
- a CDS encoding metallophosphoesterase family protein yields MRLLLTSDTHVPGRARELPGELLEQIERADAVLHAGDWVDTATLDLLEARARRLVAVYGNNDGPALRERLPEVARVELGGVRFGVVHETGPARGRERRCAERFPDLDVLVFGHSHIPWDTVAEGGLRLLNPGSPTDRRRQPYCTYMTAVAERGRLTGVGLHRLPPRRP; encoded by the coding sequence ATGAGGCTGCTGCTGACGTCGGACACCCATGTACCCGGGCGGGCCCGGGAACTGCCCGGCGAACTGCTCGAGCAGATCGAGCGTGCCGACGCCGTGCTCCACGCGGGCGACTGGGTCGACACCGCCACCCTCGACCTGCTGGAGGCCCGGGCGCGCCGGCTCGTCGCGGTGTACGGCAACAACGACGGCCCGGCGCTGCGGGAGCGGCTGCCCGAGGTGGCCCGCGTGGAACTGGGCGGGGTGCGCTTCGGCGTGGTGCACGAGACGGGGCCCGCGCGGGGCCGCGAACGGCGGTGCGCGGAGCGGTTCCCCGACCTGGACGTCCTGGTGTTCGGCCACAGCCACATCCCCTGGGACACGGTGGCCGAGGGCGGCCTGAGGCTGCTCAATCCCGGCTCGCCCACGGACCGGCGCCGGCAGCCGTACTGCACGTACATGACCGCCGTGGCGGAGCGCGGGCGGCTGACCGGGGTCGGACTGCACCGGCTGCCGCCACGGCGGCCGTGA